A single region of the Silene latifolia isolate original U9 population chromosome 8, ASM4854445v1, whole genome shotgun sequence genome encodes:
- the LOC141597184 gene encoding mannan endo-1,4-beta-mannosidase 6-like, translated as MIKASPRRVNQFMLVLFHLIHHSASSKFSSSSYHKSLYTCALMQMDFSRLSDEAWTMVGKKGNQFILNDRPFYFNGFNTYWLMVFASDLSARSKVTQLFQQASSVGLTVCRTWAFNDGQWCALQKSPSLYDEHVFKGLDFVVSEAKKHKIRLILSLVNNWNDYGGKAQYVKWGKQAGLNLSSDDDFFSDSTLKTYYKNHVKTVLNRVNTYTKVAYKDDPTILAWELMNEPQCTSDSSGDKLQAWIEEMAVYVKSFDTNHLLVVGLEGFYGPSTPERTQFNPNTYATQVGTDFIRNHQVLGVDFASVHIYADSWMSEANPDAHLEFYKSWLQSHIEDADQKLRMPVVFSEFGVSRKNPECNSCYRDATFKLVYETLEESAKRGGSAAGSLMWQLFPEGVDHMCDGYEVVLSKSASFSDIIALHSTRMMLPSQDF; from the exons ATGATTAAGGCAAGCCCTAGAAGAGTAAACCAATTTATGCTAGTTTTGTTTCATTTAATTCATCATTCTGCATCTTCCAAGTTTTCCTCCTCTTCCTATCACAAATCACTATACACCTGTGCCCTTATGCAAATGGATTTCTCCAG ACTATCAGACGAGGCTTGGACAATGGTGGGAAAGAAAGGGAACCAATTTATCTTGAATGACAGACCCTTCTACTTCAATGGGTTCAATACCTACTGGCTGATGGTATTTGCTTCTGATCTGTCGGCTCGAAGTAAAGTCACTCAGCTCTTCCAACAAGCATCTTCTGTTGGTCTGACAGTCTGCAGGACATGGGCTTTTAATGATGGCCAATGGTGTGCTTTGCAAAAATCACCATCTCTATACGATGAGCATGTTTTCAAG GGTCTGGATTTTGTTGTGAGTGAAGCAAAGAAGCACAAGATCAGGCTGATTTTGTCACTAGTGAACAACTGGAATGACTATGGTGGCAAAGCACAGTATGTCAAATGGGGCAAACAGGCTGGCTTAAATTTGAGCTCTGACGACGATTTCTTTTCAGATTCTACTCTCAAGACCTATTACAAAAATCATGTCAAG ACAGTACTAAACAGAGTCAATACATATACTAAGGTTGCATACAAGGATGATCCAACTATTTTGGCTTGGGAGCTGATGAATGAGCCCCAATGCACATCTGATTCCTCTGGAGATAAATTGCAG GCTTGGATAGAAGAAATGGCTGTCTATGTGAAGAGCTTTGATACAAACCACTTGCTTGTAGTTGGCTTGGAGGGGTTTTATGGTCCCTCAACTCCTGAGAGGACTCAGTTCAATCCAAACACATACGCTACGCAAGTAGGAACCGACTTTATTAGGAATCATCAGGTCCTTGGAGTTGATTTTGCTTCGGTTCACATTTATGCAGACTCTTG GATGTCAGAAGCAAATCCTGATGCCCATTTGGAATTTTACAAGTCATGGTTACAATCTCACATAGAAGATGCAGACCAGAAACTCAGGATGCCTGTGGTGTTTTCTGAGTTTGGTGTATCGAGAAAAAATCCCGAGTGCAACTCATGCTACAGAGACGCAACCTTCAAACTGGTATACGAAACTCTGGAGGAATCTGCAAAAAGAGGAGGAAGCGCAGCTGGAAGCCTCATGTGGCAACTGTTTCCTGAAGGCGTAGACCACATGTGTGATGGATATGAAGTAGTGCTCTCCAAATCTGCTTCTTTTTCAGACATTATTGCTCTTCATTCTACACGGATGATGCTTCCTTCACAAGACTTCTGA